Part of the Nicotiana sylvestris chromosome 2, ASM39365v2, whole genome shotgun sequence genome, cgtgcttatgttcttgatttcaaaggtagttgggatgaccattggTCACTCATAGAGTTTTCTTATAAtgacagcttccatgctagtattcagatggcaccatttaAGGCATTGTATGGTAGCAGATGTAGATCTTCCATTGGTGGTTCGAGGATGGggaagctgaattgatagggccAGACCTTGTGCATCAAGCTATGGAGAAGGTTAAGATTGTTAAGGAGCGGTTGAAAACTGCTTAGAACCGTCAAAAGTCCTATTCAGATGTTCGTCGAAGAGActtagagttcaaagaagatgattgtgtaatttgaaggtttccccaatgaagggtatcatgcggtttggaaagaagggaaaattgagtctgaggtatgtcggaccgtacaaaatcattCAGAGGTTGGTCAGGTGGAATACAACCttgagctgccacccgagatgtcattggtacacctagtcttccatgtgtctatgttgaagcaggtagtgggagatccgtccactattgtaCCAGTTGAGtgtattgaggttaatgaagaattatCGTACGAAGAAATTCCAATTGCCatccttgataggcaagtccaaaagttgagaaataaagagattgcctccgtgaaagtgttatggcgaaaccAGCAAAGTGAGAAATCTACTttggaagccgaggaagaaatgaagaagaagtaccCCCACTTGTTTGGATAGCtatttaattaagtatttgtgTCCTATGAAGATGTTGAAAGCTTACCTTCTATGAATTATGTATCTCATGGTTAGTTGATGATAATAGTGTTTCCTTTCTAGAAATGCATTGCTTATGGGGCCATGGTTGGCATCATTTTATATTATGTTGCATCTTTGGATTATGTATATGTTAATAGGATGCGTTTCTGGggttctctgacaggtggataggcccggTTACAAgagaaactctgccgaaatttcagaaaaatttaggagttagtcaaaatttgggagttaaagaTGCATGAGAAAACGGTTAGGCTATGATATGTACTTGGGGACAGACTCTactcctcattcgaggatgaatgatcctaaggggggagaatgtaaggccccggaaaattttttgctaagtaatttaggattttgagGTGTcatgtaggctaattataatattttatgtgctattaacatgatggatATCAATTAGATATGATAATAAATGTATAAGGCATATTTTAAGTGATTTggagtctaaggagaggcctaagtctaagccaagttggaaaatttcataatggactaaagttgtgaatgagtacgcacaagatctcacattggacaatcatatctccatTTATATAAGGTTTGTGTGAtacacaacctatcaaattaaatctgtttgagtctagtttccgacGCATCAAACcattcgtcatttggaggtgtatacagaaagttacgaccattttactgggcatgtgtcatATGCGCGCCCAGGTGCGCGGCGGAAGCGCGGAAGCGCATATTGAGAAGTATTCTGCCTCGTGAGTGCGGCCTTAGTGTGGTCTTAGTGCGGGTGCGCTAGTAGCAGACctctaaatacacctaaggacgggaaatgagaggatttaaatcatttttcaagactagggCATCTTCTCCATTCCCAATCcggccaaggcatccaattgcatacctaaggtgagtttttaagtgtgttttcatggtgatttcacttctcaatcactagttaaaacatggttttgattggatttcataggatttcttcaaaatctcgaGAACATCCCAAAAGTTATCTTTCAatatttggtctacaagaggtaatcttttacccttagacttacatatatggagttattatggaaatatgagtatgaattaagtattgtaactcatgggatggtgaatGGAAGCATAGGTgtctaacctaggttgtgttggcgttgtagagattgtgagatgggttattgaggtatgattcttgggtgtgatagtattatgtatacatgcatgtacaaattaggtttgtgggaagattgttgaacataaataagtaaagattgggttggagtaatgaaggaaatcttgtaaaagagatttgaaatcaagatgctcaactagtgtttgataaaatgctcaaatgagctgaaaccatgaataccttcctaatttttgttcaattttgttatgtctcaagtagattgggattgctagaatttccggaacgtcgtagtaacttaaggaaagcgtaaacaaggtatgtatggctaaaacctcgtcctttagaaatcgagcttcatcgatgtttgtgtgaatatggtaagattaaagttgaattgtcgcatcgattgttattttacatgaattagtgttgcaaccttatatgcgtgaaagatgtgtctcaacatgatcaacgtgctatcttAATAACTTGACAGGGGCAAAACATATTAATTATatattgaaatgcttagaccttaaattgagattgaagctgcatataATGTGCCATTTATGTGAAGTCTTATCTATGCTCGCAATttaaattgctcttgtgtgcacctactgtcctaaattacaaatctaacattgaaattggaaatgatgtgaaatgtggcctagtgccaaatatatgacgtgatagttgtggccccaagtgcctttgaaatgacatatgtgaaacaaagattgaattgagataattgatggaaaagggaaacgccttgataaggcggcctagccaaccgggccgagatcggacgccatgccgcacacatggtggtattgtgttgatTTTGAATCTcggataaaaagggaaaatgtgTTTGTGATTGAAGTgaatgtctcaaatgaggcaacctagccgatcgggtcgagatcagactccgctcaagatagcggtggtaatgtgaacaatgttgaaccgtatgaaatgccccaaaccaaaggctatggaaacatgatgtgaaaattgtatgattcttttaccttgataatgatcgtttaaagcttttgagtcatacttgtgatttccttatttttgtatgaaagttctttctaattagATAGTGTTTTGTTATACATACCAGTGCTATTCGATAGCACTAgcatcccttttgccgggggcgctatgtctttaaatggatgtaggtgtttctatagcaggcagtgttggtcgcagctagtgccgcatcatcctttcagatgacatggtgagccccacttcatttcgggatCCTTTTTCATctatttatcatgtactttgtaatTAAGGTATAGCCGAAGCCTTATTGCCGGTATTTCCAtgttactcttcagttgtatttagaggctccgtagataggttgtgggtagtgtcgggtattggaattaaattagaaatattgatgtttcgcaatgatgtataaaacttgtaatatcttcaaaattgtgaacgaagtggttaatggaaatgaaatggaattgTTAATGACATGTTTATAGAATTCGATTAATGGTGTACATTTCCTCTTTATTCAAAGAAGAAATTGGGtagtatgaaacctaacaggcttgctcattCGGGgttactcggttgagcgtcggtcgcgctcctcggattttggggcgtgacacatgTGCAAGGGAAACTCCtgaaataccaatccgtagtcccaaagtaaatatccagtacggggaatctaccgggtgttgtcccgtagtcccaatcataaatgtgtagggggatctaccggaataccgatccgtagtcccaaagtaaacaagcagggggatctcctgggatatcgtcccgtagtcccaaagtaaacacacaaccatCTCAGAAGAATATATAGTTCTATTCAAGAATTAAATAGGAATTTCAACTCTAACGTGCTGCACAGAGTACAAGTAGGCAACTAAAAcaggtaagacaattaagtcaTGTAAGCATGATTTTCTTAatctaaacaagaggcttcaagtacaagtatttgctaaattacaagaaaacataggtattagcttaatgaaaatgggattttcaacaattagcacatgtacgcactcatcacctcacgtacacggaactcatataacaacaataccaaatcctaaggggagtttccccacacaaggttaggcaagccacttacctcgaaccagctcaatcaacttgaAATCACGTccttgccacaagtactcgactccaaatggcccaaatctattcaaattaattgcataatgcaaatataacttcaagtaactaattcaactaattaGTTCGAAGCTAACATGCAAATTTAAAAAAATGCCCAAAAAGTCCCATGGGCCCaggtctcggaatcgggtaaaattcacaaaactagaatctttATACTTTCATGAGctcatacataccaaatatatcaaaatctgaccacaaacgacccctcaaatccctaaatcaaagtctccaatttcaaaccctaaaccccaaaTTTTTAACcattaatttccataattttctTGTCTAATCAGAAGAATatcaccatagaaacgagttttggttccaaaaatcttacctccacgaagtttccttgaattccctcttcaaaagctcccaaaaagctcccaatCCGACTTAACAATGGTGAAATAAAGCTAAAAATCGTGAAGGAAGCCTTATATAGGTTCTGGCCTAGGGATTCCACACCTGCGCCCCTTTTACCGCTTCTACTGTCTagccaaccgcatctgcggtttccaCTTAAAGTCCTAGGACCGCACCTGGGCCTCACCTACCTCAGATCTGGTCTTGCAGTGCGTGCAACCTTCCGCACCTGTGACTTATGGTCTTTTAGCTCCTAGCCGCATTTGCAGCTtctcttccgcttctgcgatctcgcacctgtggtccccaatctgcaggtgcgattatgacaagAACTCAGCAGCTTCAGCTACAAATTCTAACTTCCAACTCCCCGATAActatccaaaatcatcccgaggccccagggacctcaaccaaaagcacgaacaagtcatataccactattccaACTTAtagaaatcttcaaaacacttaaaataacatcaaatcatcaaaacaccctcggattcaagcctaaggtttccaaaaacttctgaattccacttttgatcataATGTCCATCAAACCTTGCCCGAAtaacatgaaattttgcacacacatcccaaatgacatcagGGACCAACTCAactttccggaattccatttcgactgctatatcaaaatctcactatcgaaccgaaaacttcaaaaattcaacatccggcatttcaatcctaaataagctatggacctccaaaacacaatctgaacacgcccctaagcccgaaatcacctaacggagcaaatgtcgcgccccctttttcctttccgtggaaatcgggttcatgacattttggtataggacaactctttccttttgagaaaggggttttgcaattttgaagagtcgccacctaacgattttaaggtgcattagggcacctatagggttcatttctaactatgtttggataaccagagatagggtaagggcttaaaattattctaagaggaagatgttaggcacccctcagaatccactagtgtggttcccggacagacagtttttgtgaatttggtacaATTAGCAAGtagacaagtagggctcaaatagtAAGGGGATACgagtgtttgaaaacaattagtgaaaagCAAGATTTTAGAGAAAAATTACAATCTAAGCCTAAAAGGGGGAGGTGGTCCTAGgctttataataatatagatcacatcaatgcaatacccggtatgatactcctcaaaagaggggctacatgtggtattagcacaccgatcatcatattcatatctaccatttcccgcccgtgaaggtaattaaagcgagggttggtctcgacccctattgcatgctgttatccGTCCCTTCCAATCAGTCCCAGAGGAAGTTAACACTCttatcctataagaaggaggttctaggcagaccctcaggtttaaaggcaaaatactaaagcaacatacaaaacatataagactgcaCTTAGGGGAAAACATAGAAGCAAGTAgaaggctcaagtatacctccacaaataacgCACATAGATAGCATGACTCATGCACAGTTAAAGTCTGAATTCGTAATCCTAAAGTAGGGTGTTtaagtgataacagcagaaccaaatttattacatgactcagaaaagaagtgtgaatcaggtttgcctactgattttaacaattgataatcaaacaaaggcagttccggttttatttaagttattacctaaggatTGCCTAGGTGCAAAGCAATATGCAGTAGTTGTTCCAAGTTATTAAGAGagtttggagattatttttacctaaaacatgttgttctagtcgaatgcagagattattaccaaTTTATTTAGAAAGCATCACAATGTGAAAATTATTACTTACTACCTTTTCATGAATCGGTAATTAACTAGGCGTTTGAACAAAATGCAAACAGGATAATAAAACATGATATTCTAATATGCAAATGGTAGGGTTGTTGAAAACAGAGTCCCTAAGGCATGATTGCTAAATGTACACAAGAGTTGCAGAATTGTTAAGATACGACTTCTTGAGTAACAGCTTTTATACCAATGTCGTTATTGCCCTAGGAGCAGGATTTATAAGCGATGGACATAAAACGTGGATTAATGACTGAGATGATGAAGCAAGAAACATGGATCCTAAGAATatgatttctaatgcaagtataaatcctaagcatggtttctattgcacaattaggaatataaacctaatgacatgttttctacccttaacaatttatagcatgcatatttaccctaccccttttcactagccaccccaatacttgtttacaaagtATTACAGGCCATGTGAgggaattacataagtagaaatgaaaaataagcagctacactataggaagcctgattaggacttcctctctgagttatgtaataaaccttCTCAAGTGCCAATATCATTCCATAGCCTAtctcatatctaggtgtgtcaaagttccctaaggaccttcagggatcccgggcagtgctcacacccagattgcataaccaagagtaagtgcagagtagaagggccagctcttatgtgtccaggttcagagggagctcaaggttcccaaagcaaggctcacacaaaaggggcaaaacctagtggtctaagagtatatgtgagagtgcttgacatagatttagaggagttgagttggaaaacaaATTTGAAAACAGTCATGTTTGAAGTGAGTTTGCAAAAAGACAATAGTACAGTTGCTTaaggaaaacagttttgaaaaaggaaggggataggagcaacaacaacacatACAGAACAAGTTCAATGAGCAGTACAACTTCAGAAGTTACAAACAGGgaagtaggggttggggacacagAGGGTCCAAATTAGAAACACATAATCATGGCTGAGAAGAGATGCACATAGACCAGCAAATACAAGGGGTGAGTAGGGGCTAATTGGTCTTCAAAACACAAATAACTACTTCAGGAGAATCATGCTTGAAATTATAACAGTAATAAAACATAGGGACAGGGTATGGGAGTAGTCATGCATGGGGGCTTATTACATATAATCAGTCATGAATTAGTATTAGTtaagtacattaggagacatactagttgagggacataaacaggaacaagtaaaTATGATGATTACATTTGAACAAGGGAGGACAGAATTTTAGgcatgctgagtaaagcagtaaacaagaagtgctatttaacagcatgagccattaaatcagtgcagaaagagacaaggattgacaaacaagggaacacatagagttgagtttcagaatttgaacaaggaacataccagttgaagaagcaaagtgcagaaaaagtaaagcaatcagagttccacagtctagccttggcttccagccagctagacaaagcagtagcacaagtagtagacaaagaagagagagtttgagtgtataTGTGTGTGTTATGAACTAATTGTTCGTGTGTTGAGAGGTAAAACAAGAGTTTATATATAGCACTTTAGGAGTAGAACTAATAAGGTAAAGGGAATCAGAGTTCAATCAATTAAGGATCAATCAACCAATCACAGAATCAATTATCATAAGGGAGTCGGGAATAGAccccttaattaggggtaattgatTAACGGTAATAATAGGAGAGTCTAATTAAGGCAAGAATCCCAATCATACAAAGTAAAGGATGagta contains:
- the LOC138885212 gene encoding uncharacterized protein, with translation MLRAYVLDFKGSWDDHWSLIEFSYNDSFHASIQMAPFKALYGSRCFPNEGYHAVWKEGKIESEVVGDPSTIVPVECIEVNEELSYEEIPIAILDRQVQKLRNKEIASVKVLWRNQQSEKSTLEAEEEMKKKYPHLFG